In a single window of the Thermus amyloliquefaciens genome:
- a CDS encoding ribose-phosphate diphosphokinase — MEIRIFTGNAHPDLARRVAEALGVPLGKALVDRFPDGEVRVRLLESVRGEDVYLIQPTCPPVNDHLMELLLLADAARRSSAGRINAVIPYFGYARQDKQTQGREPVSAKLVAGLLEAVGVHRVIAIDLHAPQIQGFFDIPVDHLSAVRLFARYMQERGYTENAVVVSPDAGRAEEARRLSERLGLPFAMLAKRRYGPKETAVTYVIGEVAGKRPLIIDDIVSTGGTIRRGVEALLQAGALPEVVVMATHPVLVGEARENLAHPAIREVIFTDTIPLKDGGYTVLSTAELLAQAIQHVHTNQSVSALI; from the coding sequence ATGGAAATCCGGATCTTCACGGGGAATGCCCACCCCGATCTGGCCCGGCGGGTGGCGGAGGCCTTAGGGGTACCCCTAGGCAAAGCCCTGGTGGATCGCTTCCCCGACGGCGAGGTGCGGGTGCGCCTTCTGGAGAGCGTGCGGGGGGAGGATGTCTACCTCATCCAGCCCACCTGCCCCCCGGTCAACGACCACCTGATGGAACTCCTCCTCCTGGCCGATGCCGCCCGCAGGAGCTCCGCCGGGCGCATCAACGCCGTGATCCCCTACTTCGGCTACGCCCGCCAGGACAAGCAGACCCAGGGCCGGGAGCCGGTGAGCGCCAAGCTGGTGGCGGGCCTCCTGGAGGCGGTGGGGGTACACCGGGTGATCGCCATTGACCTGCACGCTCCCCAGATCCAGGGCTTTTTTGACATCCCCGTGGACCACCTCTCCGCGGTGCGCCTTTTTGCCCGCTACATGCAGGAAAGGGGATATACGGAAAACGCCGTGGTGGTCTCCCCGGATGCCGGCCGGGCGGAGGAGGCGAGGCGGCTTTCCGAACGGTTGGGCCTGCCCTTTGCCATGCTGGCCAAGCGCCGCTATGGCCCCAAGGAGACCGCGGTCACCTACGTGATCGGGGAGGTGGCGGGGAAGAGGCCCCTGATCATAGACGACATCGTCTCCACCGGGGGGACCATCCGGCGGGGGGTGGAGGCCCTTCTCCAGGCGGGGGCCTTGCCCGAGGTGGTGGTCATGGCCACCCACCCCGTGTTGGTGGGGGAGGCCAGGGAGAACCTCGCCCACCCTGCCATCCGGGAGGTGATTTTCACCGACACCATCCCCCTCAAGGACGGGGGCTACACCGTGCTTTCCACCGCCGAACTCCTGGCGCAGGCCATCCAGCACGTGCACACCAACCAGTCGGTGAGCGCCTTGATCTGA